From a region of the Trichoderma atroviride chromosome 6, complete sequence genome:
- a CDS encoding uncharacterized protein (EggNog:ENOG41), with translation MAGPGGGPPRRSHTKSRKGCETCKRRHIRCDESFPQCRNCTKHKIRCPYNDVQVPDAGRSTTPDKPDLMWTPEIEVCIAEWQRTGQFPFPSLNIYPAPVAQTLSPEDLRLIHHVSSLYVQLQAFGANNFTLWTRHIPTLIKIGATTPYVMHALLAFSAMHLAFLTDCPLVGSMAFEHKGKALSGLHAAIGSFSRDTSDAILAASLVLSWQATDWRSWTQLMQGTSTVIDAMEPWKHESEFTDFIAESSTFPTAPPSPDPEHRPTQPRKDDIEAYQRTLEQVIKVEAHLKHYKEDTTQMQHLISFLKGSRKISPTLSIAQQFERLQPLRTWLFWVPVGYLQSHQASANSLVAIAHLYTVALLMERLFPEIGAAYFGSLSMTPIEEIARRLMSINVASTVKGTYQTPLTLMEFPINTVSEFRSRMGWMSPQRTPSFPTFHPPNFHHLEEVPPMIPATESYMPYGNPAFSYSAEEMPMLNSPAAPAPHGSLSPLVISSPYPHQQYLNVPSPSFGGAYSPASSTFEASIAYSDSEEYGAYDMQSFPPGQSPVFEDAHYSSSYGVGNSSTSAYPPLDGSSTMAPSHPPLPSPSPYQYQDPLGMLPLPESPIQLSSKPYHRHRQTASASSAPHPPSPLSRAPLIPSSSEPQSKGKQRAV, from the exons ATGGCTGGCCCTGGCGGTGGTCCTCCTCGTCGCAG TCACACCAAGTCTCGCAAAGGCTGTGAAACGTG CAAGCGTCGCCACATCCGTTGTGATGAGAGCTTTCCTCAATG CCGCAACTGCACCAAGCACAAGATCCGCTGCCCGTACAACGATGTGCAGGTTCCTGATGCAGGTCGCTCAACCACGCCGGACAAGCCCGATCTCATGTGGACTCCCGAAATCGAAGTCTGCATTGCCGAATGGCAGAGGACCGGCCAGTTCCCCTTTCCATCGCTCAACATTTATCCAGCTCCCGTGGCGCAGACCCTTTCCCCCGAGGATCTCCGGTTGATTCACCACGTTTCCTCGCTGTACGTTCAGCTGCAGGCTTTTGGCGCCAACAACTTCACTTTGTGGACGCGTCACATCCCGAC CCTGATAAAAATCGGAGCCACCACTCCCTATGTGATGCATGCGCTGTTGGCATTTTCCGCCATGCACCTGGCCTTCTTGACCGATTGCCCTCTCGTCGGCAGCATGGCTTTCGAGCATAAGGGTAAAGCCTTGAGCGGCCTACACGCGGCCATTGGCTCATTCTCTCGCGATACGTCTGACGCTATCCTTGCGGCATCTCTGGTGCTGTCGTGGCAGGCCACGGATTG GCGCAGCTGGACCCAGCTTATGCAGGGTACTTCGACG GTGATTGATGCTATGGAGCCATGGAAGCATGAGTCTGAGTTCACGGACTTCATTGCTGAGAGCAGCACGTTCCCAACCGCTCCTCCTTCCCCGGACCCTGAGCATAGGCCCACCCAGCCGCGTAAGGACGACATTGAGGCCTATCAGCGAACCCTCGAGCAAGTCATCAAGGTGGAAGCTCATCTGAAGCACTACAAGGAAGACACCACTCAGATGCAGCACTTGATCAGCTTTCTCAAGGGTTCTCGTAAGATCAGCCCCACTCTTTCCATTGCCCAACAGTTTGAGCGCCTCCAGCCCCTGAGGACTTGGCTTTTCTGGGTTCCAGTCGGATACCTCCAGTCTCACCAGGCCTCTGCCAACTCCCTGGTCGCCATCGCTCACCTGTACACTGTGGCTTTGTTGATGGAGCGTCTCTTTCCCGAGATTGGTGCGGCCTACTTTGGCAGCCTATCCATGACCCCCATCGAGGAGATTGCCCGGCGGCTCATGTCCATCAACGTTGCGAGCACTGTCAAGGGCACTTACCAGACCCCGCTCACGCTCATGGAATTTCCCATTAATACCGTCAGTGAGTTCCGGTCTCGCATGGGCTGGATGAGTCCGCAGAGGACCCCTTCGTTCCCCACGTTCCATCCTCCCAACTTCCATCATCTGGAGGAGGTGCCACCGATGATCCCCGCAACGGAGTCCTACATGCCATATGGGAACCCGGCTTTCAGCTACAGCGCTGAGGAGATGCCAATGCTCAACAGCCCTGCCGCGCCTGCTCCCCATGGGTCGCTCAGTCCGCTGGTCATCTCGTCTCCCTATCCTCACCAGCAGTATCTGAATGtcccttctccatcctttGGTGGCGCCTACAGCCCGGCATCGTCAACCTTTGAGGCCTCCATTGCATACAGTGATTCGGAAGAGTATGGTGCGTATGACATGCAAAGCTTTCCTCCTGGCCAATCGCCCGTTTTCGAGGATGCGCACTACAGCAGTAGCTACGGCGTCGG GAACTCCAGTACTTCAGCGTATCCGCCTCTAGATGGCTCGTCCACAATGGCACCATCCCATCCGCCacttccatcgccatcaccgtACCAGTACCAGGACCCCCTCGGCAtgcttcctcttcctgaGTCTCCAATCCAGCTGTCAAGCAAGCCGTACCACCGACACCGCCAAACCGCTTCGGCGTCTTCTGCGCCACACCCTCCATCACCGCTGTCACGCGCGCCTCTAATTCCGAGCTCTTCTGAGCCGCAAAGCAAAGGCAAGCAGCGAGCGGTCTGA
- a CDS encoding uncharacterized protein (EggNog:ENOG41): MKPPTSATQDDGIRVKPMADSRSEPGRERSKTAGAAPKKHTIDDLIKAVEEATQLSMSDLDTPPQGSQQKPRSGVKRSGTKRPNVRAKSVDVGSRAREILESDLGTSLSNKSLADIPGDIPFGHSAFSELDLPLRGPPKSRPKQQPKRSKMERAASLKAMPNVLKKVVEEGRKIIQDLNEPPRHAVPNNPPSIEKWLNNTVEPYDKDNRPTSPASTLTDEDDEDDDVTIGEATPKKVAPKKTTPRETTPRGTTSRDTASREIKSRETASRETSSKETTPKKATPKRKPSAETKTSMASDSRIVSNVTSDLTSNVTSSVETAQTEETVQSAPGSANSTPKSGASKERELSKKKSSSSDGLRRSRATRDSQSQSKSGSKRRPFLGALKEAFQGESAELTKPVKSYQSREERRIEFESSEDEEELDADSQYMQSNSDLSSWVTTDTRSSTDRDSSVHSSRGTPHMAGPRLRPPTKGQYELSTILSAGSSVSQSETESDMTESTLTRSTTVTKSADPRIPQRQGSGLKRRLTKHSDLVSVLSLPDDKDVPQGIMNNRSRPSLRKARGLSNDVTADDLLKEFADDENLYQRELKTLVDGVVPVLLSHVVTDTSPNSSPKVKVDTTSKSVVDMGVALEKLKTAHSKAPLTDIRRMANWAHGVVPLYNNYLSVWRLGFQDLIINLAPRRGVPEGDDSLLGALPRNANGDLVNDQGERVAVAYLLKKPLLRVKQMARLIVCVDQMFSSPDTSQLVKDFEALQEKARRRHREEVARIIDEEAINTDTTRARDLRTLGPTKSITIEVTRQVSAKDIFSLDIAHSNGQRLECQVELVHRDNQSQHGDQGDLLIREVGDGRRSYLLFPPISMSLVSARSGDGKLDLVLMVRGNHNGKPWHELLNLWADEEEQILDWLDILPSSPVPPREPEPSILDESELGSDAPGRLPDVPVGVQSMLSAATRSEITEDDSGSELSAPPTPTRAAPGAPGREKQKTSAQEVGRSGSSKTIPVIHHNDTPPPRPPIHRTLSPTPQQTAKSQSLLKPPVDHHVAAGLKRIGSSPLKHEYLPSEVSTASGLSSSAVSSIVEEGEESETEDDDLSGTESESESSDEEMESIDVPQTELGYSIKEDDRRRGSNAPSWTPSYAPSYTHGSEVSLTPSNSASQAGLHGRKPSSENGSVAKSGRCLATISRWSDKGAWKDIHPDHCSITVSDGLIEAFTFRDSNYTQMDDKPIIALDLTPLVLIRQSTAVDLEIRSSLQGHCKLAPVYQGGNFRFRCLNGPESYLLYTAVHHARLNNQKYIQLEQEARFRGFGERPAPPQDGDTSSRRRTWFGRKNSYRSSVRAPSQYQDGASTTPSSAQSATSFLKKLTLVGNLSFNLARSSIDKRGGRGGSGNNSLYGSGSSSGYGTPRSPSVSVDHSGAGPVNIDAENIRIRLHLLVSSAKWEDYGNCTLQIRRPPPGWRQALRADHGLEKRVTVTTIPKKSSEKAIILLDAVLGSGCFTPMGSRGIVCGVWEEVKSGDGVIGGVPANGATGGNIKKWCFQFASVAEAGWVIRLVHQEVITT, from the coding sequence ATGAAACCTCCGACATCTGCAACTCAGGATGACGGTATCAGGGTAAAACCAATGGCCGACTCCAGATCAGAACCTGGGCGCgagagaagcaaaacagCCGGTGCTGCACCCAAAAAGCACACAATTGATGACTTGATCAAGGCTGTCGAGGAAGCGACCCAATTATCAATGTCAGACCTTGATACCCCGCCCCAGGGATCGCAGCAGAAGCCTCGATCCGGCGTGAAAAGGAGTGGGACGAAGCGTCCCAACGTTAGAGCCAAATCGGTAGACGTTGGTTCCCGTGCCAGGGAAATTCTGGAATCAGATTTGGGCACATCCTTATCAAATAAATCTTTGGCTGACATCCCGGGGGATATCCCATTTGGGCATTCTGCCTTTAGTGAGCTGGATTTGCCTCTACGGGGCCCTCCCAAGAGCAGGCCAAAGCAACAACCAAAGCGCTCAAAAATGGAGAGAGCAGCGAGCCTGAAAGCCATGCCAAACGTGCTGAAAAAGGTGGTAGAGGAGGGCAGAAAGATTATTCAAGATCTTAATGAACCACCACGGCATGCTGTACCCAACAACCCTCCCAGCATTGAAAAGTGGCTCAACAACACTGTTGAGCCCTATGACAAAGACAATAGGCCGACGTCGCCTGCATCCACATTGActgacgaggacgacgaggacgacgatgtTACCATTGGAGAGGCCACACCCAAAAAGGTAGCACCCAAAAAGACAACACCCAGAGAGACCACGCCTCGAGGAACCACATCGAGGGATACCGCATCGAGGGAAATTAAATCTAGAGAAACCGCGTCTAGGGAAACCTCGTCTAAAGAAACCACACCTAAAAAGGCCACGCCTAAAAGGAAACCATCGGCTGAGACAAAGACCTCAATGGCGTCTGATTCGCGTATAGTCTCAAATGTTACCTCTGATCTCACTTCCAATGTTACTTCCAGTGTAGAAACAGCACAAACAGAGGAGACGGTTCAAAGTGCCCCTGGCTCTGCAAACTCAACGCCTAAATCAGGGGCATCGAAGGAGAGGGAGCtttccaaaaagaaatcatcatcttcagacGGGCTGAGGAGGAGCCGAGCTACAAGAGATTCACAATCTCAGTCAAAATCAGGAAGCAAGAGACGGCCATTCCTTGGCGCTCTGAAGGAAGCATTTCAAGGAGAATCTGCAGAGCTTACGAAGCCGGTAAAGAGCTACCAGAGCCGCGAAGAGCGCCGAATCGAATTTGAATCttcagaagatgaagaagagcttgacgCGGATTCCCAGTACATGCAATCTAACTCTGATTTGAGTAGCTGGGTTACTACGGACACGCGCTCAAGCACTGATAGGGATTCATCTGTCCACAGCTCAAGAGGAACACCACACATGGCCGGACCGCGCCTCCGGCCCCCTACAAAAGGCCAGTATGAGCTTTCGACAATCCTTTCCGCTGGTTCTAGCGTTAGCCAGTCGGAAACAGAGTCAGATATGACAGAATCGACTCTCACTCGGTCGACGACAGTCACGAAGTCGGCTGACCCGAGAATCCCACAGCGGCAGGGCTCAGGGCTCAAGAGAAGGCTAACAAAGCACTCTGACCTGGTTTCTGTCCTATCGTTGCCTGACGATAAGGATGTTCCTCAAGGAATCATGAATAACAGGTCAAGGCCGAGCTTACGAAAGGCTCGCGGGCTGTCCAATGATGTAACTGCCGATGATTTGCTGAAAGAGtttgccgatgatgagaaCCTGTATCAGCGAGAGCTCAAGACTTTGGTCGACGGCGTGGTACCCGTACTTCTCTCACACGTGGTAACCGATACTTCCCCCAACTCTTCccccaaggtcaaggtcgaCACTACCTCCAAGTCAGTAGTCGATATGGGAGTCGCCCTCGAAAAGCTCAAAACCGCACATTCGAAAGCTCCTCTTACAGATATTCGCCGGATGGCTAACTGGGCTCACGGCGTTGTCCCACTGTATAATAACTACTTGAGTGTCTGGAGGCTGGGCTTCCAGGACTTGATAATCAATCTCGCGCCACGACGAGGCGTACCAGAAGGGGACGACTCTCTTCTTGGTGCCCTGCCCAGAAACGCAAATGGCGATCTAGTCAACGACCAAGGAGAGCGAGTGGCCGTCGCCTACCTTTTGAAGAAGCCGCTCCTCCGCGTGAAACAGATGGCCAGACTAATTGTTTGTGTCGACCAaatgttttcttctcccgATACTAGCCAGCTGGTCAAAGATTTTGAGGCTTTGCAAGAAAAGGCACGCCGACGCCACAGAGAAGAAGTTGCTAGGATCATTGACGAGGAAGCCATCAACACGGATACTACAAGAGCTCGAGACCTCAGAACGCTTGGCCCGACCAAGTCCATTACTATCGAGGTAACCCGTCAAGTCAGCGCCAAGGATATTTTCTCGCTTGATATTGCCCACTCCAACGGCCAAAGGTTGGAATGTCAGGTGGAACTAGTGCACCGAGATAATCAAAGCCAACATGGAGATCAAGGAGATCTTCTCATTCGAGAAGTGGGCGACGGCCGACGTTCATATCTTCTTTTCCCGCCCATTTCcatgtctcttgtctctgctCGCTCAGGAGATGGAAAGCTGGACTTGGTACTTATGGTTCGCGGTAACCACAACGGGAAGCCATGGCATGAGCTGCTCAATCTATgggcagatgaagaggagcagATTCTAGACTGGCTGGACATTCTACCTTCATCTCCCGTCCCACCCAGAGAGCCTGAACCCAGCATCCTGGATGAATCTGAGCTTGGATCGGACGCTCCTGGTAGATTACCGGATGTTCCAGTTGGCGTTCAGAGCATGCTAAGTGCGGCAACTCGATCCGAAATCACCGAAGATGATTCCGGCAGCGAACTATCAGCTCCGCCGACTCCTACGCGAGCTGCGCCTGGAGCTCCTGGtagagaaaaacaaaagacatcCGCACAAGAAGTTGGGAGGTCTGGCTCTTCCAAGACAATTCCTGTCATTCACCACAATGacacgccgccgccgcgacCGCCTATTCACCGAACTCTTAGCCCCACGCCCCAGCAGACAGCAAAGTCTCAGTCACTGCTTAAACCACCTGTCGACCACCATGTCGCCGCCGGGCTCAAGAGGATAGGTTCCTCTCCTCTCAAGCATGAGTACTTACCTTCCGAGGTTTCTACTGCATCTGgcttgtcttcttctgctgtaTCCTCGAtagtggaagaaggagaggaatcGGAAACAGAAGATGACGACCTGTCTGGAACAGAGTCCGAATCTGAGTCGTCtgacgaagaaatggagaGCATTGATGTTCCTCAGACTGAGCTTGGTTATAGCATAAAAGAGGATGATCGGAGAAGAGGCTCCAATGCTCCTTCATGGACCCCATCGTATGCGCCATCGTATACTCACGGATCTGAAGTCAGCCTGACGCCGTCCAACTCTGCTTCTCAAGCCGGCCTTCATGGACGAAAGCCATCGTCAGAGAATGGTAGTGTTGCAAAGTCGGGGCGATGCTTAGCCACCATCTCCAGATGGTCTGACAAGGGTGCTTGGAAGGACATTCATCCTGATCACTGTTCGATTACTGTCTCCGATGGTCTCATTGAGGCCTTCACTTTCAGAGATAGCAACTATACCCAGATGGATGACAAGCCCATCATCGCACTGGATCTTACTCCCCTGGTATTGATTCGACAGAGCACTGCGGTCGATCTTGAAATTAGGTCTTCATTGCAGGGCCACTGCAAGCTGGCACCAGTTTACCAAGGCGGCAACTTCCGCTTCCGCTGCTTGAATGGCCCTGAAAGTTATCTTCTCTATACGGCCGTGCACCATGCTCGTCTCAACAACCAAAAGTATATCCAGCTCGAGCAAGAAGCCCGTTTCAGAGGCTTTGGAGAGCGACCAGCCCCTCCTCAAGATGGAGACAcgagcagccgccgccgcaccTGGTTCGGTAGGAAGAACAGCTACCGCAGCTCAGTCAGAGCACCTTCGCAGTATCAAGATGGTGCCAGCACCACACCGTCTTCCGCTCAGTCCGCAACCAGTTTCCTCAAGAAGCTCACTCTTGTTGGAAATCTGTCTTTCAATCTCGCGCGATCATCGATTGACAAGCGCGGCGGCCGAGGTGGAAGCGGCAACAACAGCCTCTATGGATCTGGCTCTTCATCAGGATACGGAACGCCTCGATCGCCATCTGTGAGCGTTGATCACAGCGGCGCGGGCCCTGTGAACATTGACGCTGAGAATATTCGCATTCGGCTACATCTTCTCGTCTCGTCTGCGAAGTGGGAAGACTATGGCAACTGCACCCTGCAAATCCGCCGACCACCTCCTGGTTGGCGTCAGGCCCTCCGAGCAGACCACGGCCTCGAAAAGAGAGTCACGGTCACGACTAtaccaaagaagagctctGAGAAGGCTATCATCCTACTGGATGCTGTTCTTGGAAGTGGATGCTTCACGCCTATGGGTAGTCGAGGTATCGTCTGCGGCGTCTGGGAGGAAGTGAAGAGCGGCGACGGCGTCATTGGAGGTGTTCCAGCAAATGGAGCCACGGGTGGAAACATCAAGAAGTGGTGCTTCCAGTTTGCCAGCGTGGCTGAAGCCGGTTGGGTGATACGGCTTGTACACCAGGAGGTCATTACTACATGA
- a CDS encoding uncharacterized protein (EggNog:ENOG41), translating into MPMESVFSSRRESWPPTKIRLTPTNMSIKKRSSIEPRPLLEDIDDNPLTYFLTPIPDEDEDDEMMMDLDLDVDMMDFDAGIEDASQPREAVRSVSPSSLEGLRKPDSIRPATPESDSDALTTDDDDEEEYIRFSPASPSSMLSPLRDLAMESLRFRAKTPVFGLTTNALLSPNSFPAPTGSRGRGRTNNRSSPRLQTRSLSARVRENHLWREPSPDVWSIEEETEEELMSDGGVDIAAAKTKKRVRFVLPDNQ; encoded by the coding sequence ATGCCCATGGAatccgtcttctcctctcgccGAGAATCCTGGCCACCAACCAAGATCCGCTTGACTCCCACAAACATGTCCATCAAGAAGCGATCTAGCATTGAGCCTCGACCGCTGCTTGAGGATATTGATGACAATCCTCTCACCTATTTCCTCACTCCCATCcccgacgaggatgaggacgatgagatgatgatggaccTGGACTTGGACGTGGACATGATGGACTTTGACGCTGGTATCGAAGACGCCAGCCAGCCCCGCGAGGCTGTCCGCAGCGtcagcccttcttctctcgagGGCCTTCGCAAGCCCGACAGCATTCGCCCGGCCACCCCAGAGTCCGACTCGGATGCCCTCACCaccgatgacgacgacgaagaggaatACATTCGCTTCTCCCCGGCATCGCCCTCGTCGATGCTCTCGCCACTGCGCGATCTTGCCATGGAGAGCCTTCGCTTCAGAGCAAAGACGCCCGTCTTCGGCCTCACTACCAATGCCCTGCTCTCTCCCAACTCCTTCCCGGCACCCACCGGCAGCAGGGGCAGGGGCAGGACAAACAACCGCTCATCTCCCCGCCTGCAGACCAGGAGCCTTTCAGCTCGTGTGCGGGAGAACCACCTCTGGAGGGAACCCAGTCCCGACGTGTGGTCCATTGAAGAGGAGACTGAAGAGGAGTTGATGAGCGACGGGGGCGTAGACATTGCGGctgcaaagacaaagaagagggtGCGCTTCGTGCTCCCAGACAACCAGTAA
- a CDS encoding uncharacterized protein (EggNog:ENOG41) produces the protein MFSSKKSMVGYVEDVDEEIGSTIGLESTRRYARSDYARSEAPRSPERSNTSKPRNDRDYSDSESEESASSLSSAPYSDDETHAPPKRVKMRPVAANPQRPMHPGREPRRDPREPRDPRGPREVRDRQRKPREDDEPRRMRPEPKDRDARAPREPRGPKKTRPGPPKHAASQPVVNQAGYRRGQFEDPAAYGVQQPAASAQRPRAHTRPASYYAGQPPPQPHPLDTWNGPPPPFGMPGFQPPPMFSPLGHGPPGGPPMHPNMPPQSPMGMPPPGSFFPFDGPMGPPGPYGPPGPPPPGEQPRHRFDGRPLSAIGFGSPQEALEYFPEEYDGYVEEPSQKVARRPSRPKKQPMPEERKKMPPPEYAPKRTQSARPTAGAYKPPMTPREPLREQPRDHLREQAREQAREHMRDQRERAQSRPAQQRPPPAHRRSVGFVDTHGFEDDEYLGDEVDLYQEVSPNQRRNALTRPRRSHSVAYDQNGYDIVPAGNRGRRGSMYGPGPHDSFGGASLEEDNRYFDALRYQEDVSGSTPMPLTAESLRKASKRGELASSRSTRSSGSHDESDYRRSHTTGHTTQSSAAHDDFTIKVSGQAVVKMPGAQIECDGGEITFSSGRNGASGSGPPGASRAGSDKESTIYQLDDARSSRMDRKALPHRPRATSQSDVHSRIYAPLRDPYEHASHGHAPFEHLSYESYGSHERERIPHAPYDPALAAYDYD, from the coding sequence ATGTTTTCTTCCAAGAAGTCAATGGTAGGCTACGTGGAGGACGTTGACGAGGAAATCGGCAGCACCATTGGCCTGGAGAGCACTCGACGATACGCCAGATCTGATTACGCCCGATCTGAGGCGCCCAGAAGCCCTGAGCGATCCAACACCAGCAAGCCACGCAACGACAGAGACTACTCAGACTCCGAGAGTGAAGAGTCGGCctccagcctcagcagcgcTCCTTATTCTGACGACGAGACACACGCACCTCCCAAGAGAGTGAAGATGAGGCCTGTTGCTGCCAATCCTCAACGCCCAATGCACCCAGGCCGCGAGCCTCGCCGCGATCCTCGGGAGCCTCGAGACCCTCGCGGCCCCCGAGAGGTCAGAGACCGCCAGAGGAAGCCCAGAGAGGACGACGAGccaaggaggatgaggccCGAGCCCAAGGACAGAGACGCCAGAGCCCCGCGAGAGCCCCGAGGTCCCAAGAAGACTCGGCCTGGCCCTCCCAAGCACGCCGCCTCTCAGCCTGTTGTCAACCAAGCTGGCTACCGACGAGGACAGTTCGAGGACCCGGCTGCTTACGGAGTCCAACAGCCTGCTGCCTCTGCGCAGCGACCTCGAGCCCACACTCGTCCTGCAAGCTACTATGCAGGCCAGCCGCCCCCACAGCCTCATCCTCTGGACACCTGGAATGggcctcctccgccattCGGCATGCCTGGCTTCCAGCCTCCGCCCATGTTTTCTCCTCTTGGTCATGGCCCTCCTGGCGGGCCTCCAATGCACCCCAACATGCCACCTCAGTCCCCCATGGGCATGCCACCGCCGGGATCATTCTTCCCTTTTGATGGTCCCATGGGGCCACCTGGACCATACGGCCCGCCTGGGCCGCCTCCTCCGGGCGAGCAGCCAAGGCACCGCTTTGATGGACGCCCCTTatctgccattggcttcGGCTCTCCCCAAGAGGCCTTGGAGTACTTTCCTGAGGAGTATGATGGCTATGTCGAAGAGCCGTCCCAGAAAGTTGCCCGCCGTCCCTCGCGgcccaagaagcagccgatGCCCGAAGAGCGCAAGAAGATGCCTCCTCCAGAATATGCTCCAAAGCGTACCCAGTCGGCAAGGCCAACCGCAGGCGCCTACAAGCCGCCCATGACACCGCGCGAGCCCCTACGGGAGCAGCCGCGAGACCATCTGCGAGAGCAAGCACGGGAGCAGGCACGGGAGCACATGCGTGACCAGCGTGAGCGCGCACAATCACGACCGGCTCAGCAGCGACCGCCTCCAGCTCACCGGAGGTCTGTTGGCTTCGTGGACACGCATGGCTTCGAAGACGACGAGTATCTGGGCGATGAGGTAGATCTCTACCAAGAAGTTTCCCCCAACCAGCGCCGCAATGCCCTTACTCGGCCTCGACGCAGCCACTCTGTCGCCTATGATCAAAACGGCTATGACATTGTCCCCGCCGGCAACCGGGGCCGTCGCGGGTCCATGTACGGGCCTGGGCCTCATGATTCTTTTGGTGGTGCCAGCCTTGAGGAAGACAACAGGTACTTTGATGCTCTGCGGTACCAGGAGGATGTCAGCGGAAGCACACCGATGCCCTTGACTGCTGAGTCGCTGCGCAAGGCATCCAAGCGTGGAGAGTTGGCCAGCAGCCGATCCACCAGGAGCAGCGGAAGCCATGACGAGAGCGACTACAGGCGAAGCCACACCACTGGCCACACCACTCAATCTTCTGCCGCCCACGATGACTTCACCATCAAGGTGTCTGGGCAAGCAGTCGTCAAGATGCCCGGTGCTCAGATTGAGTGCGATGGAGGCGAAATCACCTTTAGCAGCGGCCGAAACGGAGCCTCTGGTTCGGGGCCACCAGGCGCTTCTCGCGCTGGCAGCGATAAGGAGAGCACCATCTATCAGCTTGATGATGCGCGAAGCTCTCGCATGGACCGCAAGGCACTGCCGCATCGCCCTCGCGCAACTAGCCAGTCCGATGTCCACAGCCGCATCTATGCTCCGCTGCGCGACCCATATGAGCACGCCTCGCACGGGCACGCCCCGTTTGAGCATCTTTCCTATGAGTCCTATGGCTCGCATGAGCGTGAGCGTATTCCTCACGCACCCTACGACCCGGCCCTTGCTGCTTACGACTATGATTGA
- a CDS encoding uncharacterized protein (EggNog:ENOG41~TransMembrane:1 (i21-42o)) produces the protein MVNAGFTASRRALRSSIMFRSIVGGCLLFCALIAWSGTLFYLQGDSLTAWLDSAGTRNSGIMSMAYDEQQPELDYEPTRVDITTLTPRMPLRIVTFNVRYATSSPVRGEKPWSVRGSKLINELNFITAGHENAFLTFQEVLYDQLQDIRHGLGPSWASIGRGRDDGEKKGEFSPVFYRSDVWRLERSQTRWLSETPEKPSYGWGASHRRVVVMGEFSHKVTGTKVVVMSTHFDYQHKKARLHSAEHLLQYARDWSTANDTSAVLIGGDFNSTPDDVAYKLMTAPGSGMYDVSDLPPGGEAPRQPPDVHQLRRAQRVATTNRLSLHPGARHCYCQDV, from the coding sequence atggTAAACGCTGGATTTACAGCCAGCCGCCGAGCGTTGCGGTCGTCAATCATGTTTCGATCCATTGTGGGCGGATGCTTGCTGTTCTGCGCCCTGATTGCTTGGAGCGGCACTCTCTTCTACTTGCAGGGCGACTCGCTGACGGCCTGGCTCGACTCGGCCGGCACCCGGAACTCCGGAATCATGTCCATGGCCTacgacgagcagcagccggagCTGGATTACGAGCCCACGCGGGTGGACATCACGACGCTGACGCCGCGGATGCCGCTGCGAATCGTCACCTTCAACGTGCGGTACGCCACGTCCAGTCCGGTCCGGGGCGAGAAGCCGTGGAGCGTGCGAGGCTCCAAGCTGATCAACGAGCTCAACTTCATCACCGCCGGCCACGAAAACGCCTTTCTGACCTTCCAGGAGGTGCTGTACGACCAGCTGCAGGACATCCGCCACGGCCTGGGCCCGTCGTGGGCCTCCATCGGCAGAGGccgcgacgacggcgagaaAAAGGGCGAGTTCTCCCCCGTCTTCTACCGCTCCGACGTCTGGCGCCTCGAGCGCTCCCAGACGCGCTGGCTGAGCGAGACGCCTGAGAAGCCGTCGTACGGCTGGGGCGCCAGCCACCGGCGAGTCGTCGTCATGGGCGAGTTCTCCCACAAGGTCACCGGCACAAAGGTCGTCGTCATGAGCACGCACTTTGACTACCAGCACAAAAAGGCCCGCCTGCACAGCGCCGAGCACCTCCTGCAGTACGCCCGCGACTGGAGCACGGCCAACGACACCTCGGCCGTGCTCATTGGCGGCGACTTCAACAGCACGCCCGATGACGTGGCCTACAAGCTCATGACGGCGCCGGGATCTGGCATGTACGACGTTTCGGATTTGCCCCCCGGAGGAGAAGCACCACGGCAACCGCCTGACGTACACCAGCTTCGGCGAGCCCAACGAGTGGCCACAACGAATCGactttctcttcatccagGAGCCCGTCACTGCTATTGTCAAGACGTTTAG